In Ciconia boyciana chromosome 3, ASM3463844v1, whole genome shotgun sequence, a genomic segment contains:
- the PLA2G7 gene encoding platelet-activating factor acetylhydrolase isoform X2, producing the protein MEMGSSSTEKFYRIPEGKGPHSVGCTDLMTENAVEGSFLRLYYPSRDATDNEEAPWIPDKEYYQGLSDFLNMYRVVGERLFQYYVGSVTCPAKSNAAFKPGEKYPLLIFSHGLGAFRTIYSAICIEMASQGFIVAAVEHRDESASATYYCKKKSVSEPQEESTSNMEKEWIYYRKLKTGEEERCLRHKQVQQRAQECIKALNLILEINSGEEVMNVLNSNFDWNSLKDSVDTSRIAVMGHSFGGATVIESLSKELRFRCGIALDAWMLPVGDDIYQNSVQQPLLFINSEKFQWADNILKMKRLGSNDTNKKMITIKGSVHQSFPDFTFVSGEIIGRFFKLKGAIDPNEAIDISNHASLAFLQKHLSLKKDFDKWDSLVDGIGPNVIPGTNIDLPPAEPQ; encoded by the exons GGAAGCTTCTTGCGCCTGTATTATCCATCACGCGACGCCACAGATAACGAAGAGGCACCATGGATTCCAGATAAAGAGTACTATCAAGGACTCTCTGACTTCCTTAATATGTACCGAGTTGTAGGAGAAAGGCTTTTCCAGTACTATGTTG GTTCAGTGACCTGTCCTGCAAAgtcaaatgctgcttttaagcCAGGAGAAAAATACCCACTCCTCATTTTTTCCCATGGACTTGGAGCTTTTCG GACAATCTATTCTGCTATTTGCATAGAGATGGCTTCCCAGGGCTTTATAGTGGCTGCTGTGGAGCACAG AGATGAATCTGCTTCAGCAACgtattactgtaaaaaaaagtcCGTTTCTGAACCACAGGAAGAGTCTACATCAAACATGGAGAAGGAGTGGATCTACTACAGGAAACTAAAAACTGGAGAGGAAGAGCGTTGTTTGCGCCACAAGCAG gTGCAGCAAAGAGCACAGGAGTGTATCAAAGCTCTCAATCTCATTCTTGAAATCAATTCAGGAGAGGAAGTAATGAATGTACTAAATTCAAACTTTGACTGGAATAGCCTAAAG GATTCTGTTGATACTAGCAGAATAGCTGTGATGGGACACTCTTTTGGTGGTGCTACAGTTATTGAGAGTCTCAGCAAAGAATTAAGATTTAG GTGTGGCATTGCCCTCGATGCATGGATGCTTCCAGTAGGTGATGACATTTACCAAAACAGTGTCCAGCAGCCGCTGCTTTTTATCAACTCTGAAAAATTCCAGTGGGCTGACAATATCTTAAAGATGAAGAGGCTTGGCTCCAACgacacaaacaagaaaatgatCACTATCAA GGGGTCAGTACATCAGAGCTTTCCTGACTTTACCTTTGTGAGTGGAGAAATCATAGgaagatttttcaaattaaaaggaGCAATAGATCCAAATGAAGCTATTGATATAAGCAATCATGCTTCATTAGCCTTCCTGCAGAAACATTTGA GTCTTAAGAAAGATTTCGATAAGTGGGATTCTCTTGTGGATGGCATAGGACCCAATGTTATTCCTGGTACCAATATTGACTTACCTCCAGCTGAACCTCAATAA